In Pangasianodon hypophthalmus isolate fPanHyp1 chromosome 3, fPanHyp1.pri, whole genome shotgun sequence, a single genomic region encodes these proteins:
- the commd8 gene encoding COMM domain-containing protein 8 translates to MLKLLDKISPTECPKLLHRVVDGICGRSHPKRTEYGETWSLLEWGELISSLTYFFRVAVGRKCSDQELQELLGDLESVRAEAVLQCVHARQEEIRQALVDRTNRICSTQLDDFNWQLKLALSSDKLSSLNTPLLNLCLDLTENGLQRAVNVEMNKEELNTLITALEAANKVILQMK, encoded by the exons ATGCTAAAATTGCTCGATAAAATCTCTCCAACAGAGTGTCCTAAA CTCCTGCACAGGGTGGTGGATGGGATCTGTGGTCGGAGTCACCCAAAGCGCACAGAGTATGGTGAAACATGGAGTCTGCTGGAGTGGGGAGAACTCATCAGCTCACTAACCTACTTCTTCCGAGTCGCTGTTGGGAGGAAATGCTCAGATCAGGAG ttacaggAATTACTGGGTGATTTGGAATCTGTACGTGCAGAGGctgttctgcagtgtgtgcaTGCCAGGCAGGAGGAGATCAGGCAAGCGCTGGTGGACAGAACCAACAGAATCTGCAGTACACAACTAGATGACTTCAACTGGCAGCTAAAA cttgCATTATCCAGCGATAAGCTGTCATCTTTAAACACTCCCCTACTGAACCTCTGTCTCGACCTGACAGAGAATGGACTCCAGAGAGCTGTAAACGTAGAAATGAACAAAGAAGagttaaacacactcatcaccgcATTAGAGGCTGCTAATAAg GTGATCCTGCAGATGAAATGA